In one Deltaproteobacteria bacterium genomic region, the following are encoded:
- a CDS encoding VWA domain-containing protein, with translation MEEKIIEFAALLRQNGLRVSMAEHMDTFHALQLVGVENRRIFKDTLRATMVKRSVDAPAFDELFELYFTGLGEIIKGSAEATQGALSLSSAQLQALMEQLSQMLQEMGIELSELARALLSNDTGQLEKMLREAARQAEVGQIERAFQEGRYAHSLAQQLGLGDLAQEIDGLRRQLAQAGLDPERAEQLQRFLERRLQDLSEIIKRAVRAELAKRDPTQRDSERMRSLAEKSFYYLSEDEIRRMKEAVTKLAQRLKNVVAIRRSRAKRGKFDLKDTLRKNLQYGGVPFKIQFDRRVRDKPQVVILCDVSDSVRNVSRFMLQFVYSLQDLYSRVRSFIFVSEIGEITHLFEEQEINEAIDQALTGNIINVFAHSDFGRAFRGFHRDYLGCVNNKTTVIILGDARNNYNLPHEWVLKDVRGRAKQVIWLNPENRMTWGFGDSEMDRYLPHCDLVEECRNLNQLYKVIDRLVA, from the coding sequence ATGGAGGAGAAGATCATCGAGTTCGCCGCGCTCCTACGGCAGAACGGCCTGCGCGTGTCCATGGCCGAGCACATGGACACCTTCCACGCCCTGCAACTAGTCGGGGTCGAAAACCGCCGCATCTTCAAAGACACGCTGCGCGCCACCATGGTCAAGCGCAGCGTCGACGCGCCGGCCTTCGATGAGTTGTTCGAGCTTTACTTCACCGGCCTGGGCGAGATCATCAAAGGCAGCGCTGAAGCTACTCAAGGGGCGCTGAGTCTGAGCAGCGCCCAGCTCCAGGCGCTGATGGAACAGCTGTCGCAGATGCTGCAGGAGATGGGTATCGAACTGTCCGAACTGGCGCGCGCGCTGCTGTCGAACGACACCGGCCAGCTCGAAAAGATGTTGCGTGAAGCAGCGCGCCAGGCCGAGGTCGGACAGATAGAAAGGGCCTTTCAAGAAGGGCGCTACGCTCACAGCTTGGCCCAACAGCTCGGCCTCGGCGACCTCGCCCAGGAGATCGATGGCTTACGCCGGCAGTTGGCGCAAGCCGGGCTCGATCCGGAGCGGGCCGAGCAGCTCCAGCGCTTCCTCGAACGGCGGTTGCAGGACCTGAGCGAAATCATCAAGCGTGCGGTGCGGGCCGAGTTGGCTAAGCGTGATCCCACGCAGCGCGACAGCGAGCGCATGCGTAGCTTGGCCGAGAAAAGCTTCTACTACCTCTCGGAAGACGAAATCCGCCGCATGAAAGAAGCCGTCACCAAGCTGGCGCAGCGGCTCAAGAACGTGGTCGCGATTCGCCGCAGCCGCGCCAAGCGCGGCAAGTTCGACCTCAAAGACACGCTGCGCAAGAACCTGCAGTACGGTGGCGTGCCGTTCAAGATACAGTTCGACCGCCGCGTGCGCGACAAGCCGCAGGTGGTCATCTTGTGCGATGTCTCCGACTCGGTTCGCAACGTCTCGCGCTTCATGCTGCAGTTTGTGTACTCCTTGCAGGACCTTTACTCGCGCGTGCGCAGCTTCATCTTCGTCAGCGAAATCGGCGAGATCACCCACCTCTTCGAGGAGCAGGAGATCAACGAGGCCATCGACCAGGCCCTCACCGGCAACATCATAAATGTGTTCGCCCACTCCGACTTCGGCCGCGCCTTCCGCGGCTTCCACCGCGACTATCTCGGTTGCGTGAACAACAAGACGACGGTGATCATCCTCGGCGACGCGCGCAACAATTACAACCTACCCCACGAATGGGTGCTCAAGGACGTGCGCGGGCGTGCCAAGCAGGTGATTTGGCTCAATCCCGAAAACCGCATGACCTGGGGCTTCGGCGATAGCGAAATGGATCGTTACCTGCCGCACTGCGATTTGGTCGAGGAATGCCGCAACCTCAACCAGCTCTATAAGGTCATTGACCGCTTGGTGGCCTGA
- a CDS encoding bifunctional nuclease family protein: MSSDEAVLMSVGGLTLDPVTKTPIVILKDPDNKLNLPIWIGLLEATAMATELEGIKMARPMTHDLLRTVIDELGARVECIEITDLKDNTYFAVIHLRVNGANHQIDSRPSDAISLALRTKSPIYVAKRVLETSSVLQQMEEGTETNLSNVARDKWAEILEKMTPDDFKYKM; this comes from the coding sequence ATGAGTTCGGACGAAGCAGTACTGATGAGCGTCGGCGGATTGACTCTCGATCCGGTCACCAAGACGCCTATCGTCATCCTCAAGGATCCGGACAATAAGCTGAACCTGCCGATCTGGATCGGGCTGCTCGAAGCCACCGCCATGGCGACCGAGCTCGAGGGTATCAAGATGGCGCGGCCGATGACGCACGATCTGCTGCGCACGGTTATCGACGAGTTGGGTGCGCGGGTGGAATGCATCGAAATCACCGACCTGAAGGACAATACCTATTTCGCGGTGATTCACCTGCGGGTGAACGGCGCCAATCATCAGATCGATTCGCGCCCCAGCGACGCCATCTCGTTGGCGCTGCGCACCAAGAGCCCGATCTATGTGGCCAAGCGCGTGCTCGAAACCTCGAGCGTCCTGCAGCAGATGGAGGAAGGAACCGAGACCAATCTCTCCAACGTCGCGCGCGACAAGTGGGCCGAAATCCTCGAGAAGATGACCCCCGACGACTTCAAGTACAAGATGTGA
- a CDS encoding deoxyguanosinetriphosphate triphosphohydrolase — protein sequence MTATTDAEKHLAPYAMRSSQSKGRRYQESEHAFRLAFQRDRDRIIHSVAFRRLEYKTQVFINHEGDYYRTRLTHTMEAAQIARTIARALQLNEDLAEAAALAHDLGHTPFGHAGERVLDELMRPHGGFEHNAQSLRIVDLLEERYPNFRGLNLSWELREGIAKHSPPYDRPLAGDFAPGEAPCLEIQIVDYADEIAYNGHDVDDGLQSGLLDAAEIEGVALWRESINEVRAQHPRASDHVTRYQAIRRMIDRCVTDLITTVRRRLEREHVASVDAVRQHRGPLVALSAKTEAARLELKAFLMENLYQHHRVLRMMIKAQRVITELFESYMAAPEQLPPHILRRTRDGETVARVVCDYIAGMTDRFALDEHRKLFDPQERV from the coding sequence ATGACAGCTACCACGGACGCGGAGAAGCATCTCGCCCCCTACGCCATGCGGAGCAGCCAGAGTAAGGGCCGGCGATATCAGGAGTCGGAGCATGCGTTTCGCCTTGCATTCCAGCGCGACCGCGACCGCATCATTCACTCGGTGGCTTTTCGCCGGCTCGAGTATAAGACGCAAGTCTTCATCAACCACGAGGGCGATTACTACCGCACCCGACTCACTCACACGATGGAGGCGGCCCAGATCGCTCGCACGATCGCGCGGGCACTGCAGCTCAACGAGGACCTAGCCGAGGCGGCCGCGCTGGCGCACGACCTCGGTCATACCCCGTTCGGGCATGCCGGCGAGCGCGTCCTCGACGAACTAATGCGGCCACACGGCGGCTTCGAGCACAACGCCCAGAGCTTGCGCATCGTCGATCTTCTGGAAGAGCGCTACCCGAACTTCCGCGGCCTCAATCTGAGCTGGGAACTGCGCGAAGGTATCGCCAAACACTCGCCACCGTACGACCGGCCGCTGGCCGGCGACTTCGCGCCCGGCGAGGCTCCTTGCCTGGAAATCCAGATCGTCGATTACGCCGATGAGATCGCTTACAACGGCCACGACGTCGATGACGGACTACAGTCGGGACTGCTCGATGCGGCGGAGATCGAAGGCGTGGCGCTGTGGCGCGAGAGCATCAACGAGGTGCGAGCGCAGCATCCCCGCGCCAGCGACCACGTGACGCGCTATCAGGCAATTCGCCGTATGATCGACCGCTGTGTCACCGACCTGATTACTACCGTGCGCCGGCGCCTGGAGCGAGAGCACGTCGCCAGCGTAGACGCGGTACGGCAGCACCGCGGGCCGTTGGTGGCGCTGTCGGCGAAGACTGAAGCGGCGCGCCTGGAGCTGAAGGCGTTTCTTATGGAGAACCTCTACCAGCATCACCGGGTGCTACGCATGATGATTAAGGCGCAGCGCGTGATCACGGAGCTTTTTGAGAGCTATATGGCCGCGCCGGAGCAGCTGCCGCCGCACATCCTGCGGCGCACGCGCGACGGCGAGACCGTCGCCCGGGTGGTCTGCGACTACATCGCCGGCATGACGGACCGCTTCGCGCTCGATGAGCACCGCAAACTGTTCGATCCCCAGGAGCGGGTTTAG
- a CDS encoding prepilin-type N-terminal cleavage/methylation domain-containing protein, with product MRGYTLIEILVTMSVMAVMAAIALPHFDSRRLEINNAQRLLIANLRQARFNAISKSIHFQVSFPQNDHVVVSRMKENPAGSGTWEVDTTEPTNVQTTSLPAGTTVKSAAVGTTIEFNSRGIVLNMNTAKQVDVQDTFGVTRSLQVWPSGQVNEL from the coding sequence ATGCGGGGTTATACATTGATAGAAATACTCGTGACCATGTCGGTGATGGCAGTTATGGCCGCCATCGCCCTGCCCCACTTCGACTCGCGCCGCCTGGAGATCAACAACGCACAGCGGCTGCTTATCGCCAACCTTCGCCAAGCCCGTTTCAACGCCATCAGCAAGAGCATCCACTTCCAGGTCTCGTTCCCGCAGAACGACCACGTCGTCGTCTCGCGCATGAAGGAGAACCCCGCCGGCTCCGGCACCTGGGAGGTTGACACCACGGAGCCGACCAACGTGCAGACCACCAGCTTACCGGCCGGTACCACGGTTAAGTCGGCCGCCGTCGGCACCACCATCGAGTTCAACTCGCGCGGAATCGTGCTCAACATGAACACCGCCAAGCAAGTCGATGTGCAGGACACCTTCGGGGTGACACGTTCCCTCCAAGTGTGGCCGTCGGGACAAGTCAATGAACTGTAG
- a CDS encoding type II secretion system protein — translation MNCRRLLGQRGTTLLESLAALGLFAIAASAVGNLLVTQMRLENANLTRTTAIGYAEQELEDLRAMDYGDIASRTTTKTTGGTIYTVATTVQNDTPADNMKSINTVINWNDPSGSQTYALNAIYTAIKR, via the coding sequence ATGAACTGTAGGCGACTTCTTGGTCAGCGCGGGACCACTTTGCTCGAGTCGCTCGCGGCACTCGGTCTCTTCGCCATTGCCGCGTCCGCGGTTGGCAACCTGCTGGTTACGCAGATGCGGCTGGAGAACGCCAACCTCACCCGTACCACTGCCATCGGTTACGCCGAGCAGGAACTCGAAGACCTGCGAGCGATGGACTACGGCGACATTGCCAGCCGGACGACGACGAAGACTACCGGCGGGACCATCTACACCGTGGCCACAACGGTGCAGAACGACACCCCCGCCGACAACATGAAGAGCATCAATACCGTCATCAACTGGAACGACCCCAGCGGTTCGCAGACCTATGCACTCAATGCCATCTACACCGCGATCAAACGCTGA